In Ostrea edulis chromosome 6, xbOstEdul1.1, whole genome shotgun sequence, a single window of DNA contains:
- the LOC130047340 gene encoding uncharacterized protein LOC130047340 yields MIANGLLSITECCLRSSERCLPVKPLLEDFWNLETIGIKDSPYISDDEEALRNFDSTLEMGNNRYHVTWPWKSSCPELPENRKLAYGRFKSLVHKMQSKPDFLQKYDEIIQDHCTKGIIEKIPHSSEETGIKHYIPHHAVIDPTKPTTKVRIVYDASAKSKQSNPSLNECLHRGPVMLQDLCGLLLRFRMNRIGILADIEKAFLQVGLQVKDRDATRFFWLKDVNTRSIENNTQVYRFCRVPFGVISSPFLLAATIDHHLSMYNSKQLKY; encoded by the coding sequence ATGATAGCAAATGGATTACTGTCAATTACAGAGTGCTGTCTGCGTTCTTCGGAGAGATGTTTGCCAGTGAAACCTCTACTTGAAGACTTTTGGAATTTAGAGACTATAGGAATTAAAGACTCCCCCTATATATCAGATGATGAGGAAGCACTGAGAAATTTTGATAGCACCTTAGAGATGGGAAACAATAGGTATCATGTCACTTGGCCATGGAAGAGTTCATGTCCAGAACTTCCTGAAAACAGAAAACTTGCCTATGGAAGGTTCAAGTCACTTGTACACAAGATGCAAAGCAAGCCAGACTTCTTAcaaaaatatgatgaaattaTCCAGGATCACTGTACAAAGGGAATTATAGAGAAGATTCCTCACAGTAGTGAAGAAACAGGGATAAAGCATTATATCCCACATCATGCAGTTATCGACCCAACAAAGCCAACCACAAAAGTTAGGATCGTATATGATGCTTCAGCAAAGTCGAAACAGAGTAACCCCAGTCTCAATGAATGTCTACACAGAGGACCTGTTATGCTACAGGATTTATGTGGACTACTGTTGCGCTTCAGAATGAATAGGATTGGAATTTTAGCTGACATAGAGAAAGCTTTCCTGCAAGTTGGATTGCAAGTCAAAGACCGAGATGCCACCAGATTCTTTTGGTTGAAGGATGTGAACACCCGGAGCATAGAAAACAACACTCAAGTATACCGATTTTGCAGAGTGCCGTTTGGTGTAATATCCAGTCCATTTCTTCTGGCAGCAACTATTGACCATCACCTCTCTATGTACAACAGTAAACAGCTGAAATATTAG
- the LOC125647444 gene encoding THAP domain-containing protein 10-like, with the protein MASKSKGRMCVVAGCNNIPSDTVSVHVFPKDERQRAAWTRFVRLTRADWTGPSQYTVVCSAHFTDGCFEVQFSLMREFGIPAKKRLCPGAIPSLYPKRKVDDLNLAFLSSPEPKPKRQTAAKLEKNRILSELIPENESTSKAVSEDRMEVHVPEIEKMEVDNPEPSETAAETEKRVTSTATGYQTATIGKRSVKIQVAAKQKEKGTKESEKMSNIILSSQRKKDIPKLSPLFQTSQIEAFHSTINHFAPKMIAFSYHGMYCRLMIAVLHFNVNSSRPHAITKEGDQQFKISFPKFKHGECSVRRTPVDPTFNYASVLMKETYLAFQESSEPLSCSLPAQPPPLCSEFFPS; encoded by the exons aTGGCAAGTAAGAGTAAGGGACGCATGTGTGTAGTTGCAGGATGCAACAACATACCCTCGGACACCGTTTCCGTCCATGTTTTCCCTAAGGACGAGCGACAGAGAGCAGCATGGACTCGATTTGTGAGACTGACCCGTGCAGACTGGACAGGACCGTCACAGTATACTGTTGTTTGCAGTGCACATTTCACGGACGGATGTTTCGAGGTTCAGTTTTCACTGATGAGGGAATTTGGAATTCCTGCGAAAAAACGCCTCTGCCCTGGTGCGATTCCATCGCTTTATCCGAAGAGGAAAGTGGACGACCTCAACCTTGCCTTCCTCTCTTCGCCCGAGCCTAAACCCAAGCGCCAGACTGCCGCCAAGCTGgagaaaaatagg ATATTATCAGAATTGATACCCGAGAATGAAAGTACTAGCAAGGCAGTATCAGAGGATAGGATGGAAGTACATGTACCTGAGATTGAAAAGATGGAAGTAGATAATCCAGAACCAAGTGAAACA GCTGCAGAGACTGAAAAAAGAGTGACTTCAACAGCAACAGGGTATCAGACAGCAACTATTGGGAAGCGGAGTGTGAAAATCCAAGTCGCTGCTAAACAGAAAGAGAAAG GTACCAAGGAGAGTGAGAAAATGAGCAACATCATATTGTCAAGCCAAAGGAAGAAGGATATACCCAAGCTATCGCCATTGTTTCAAACTTCCCAAATTGAGGCTTTTCACAGCACAATTAATCACTTTGCCCCAAAGATGATAGCTTTTTCTTATCATGGAATGTATTGTAG GTTGATGATTGCAGTTCTACATTTTAATGTGAATTCCTCAAGGCCGCATGCCATAACGAAGGAGGGGGACCAACAATTTAAGATCAGCTTCCCAAAGTTCAAGCATGGGGAATGCAGTGTTCGTAGGACGCCTGTTGATCCTACATTTA ACTATGCATCAGTCCTGATGAAAGAGACTTATTTGGCCTTTCAAGAGTCATCAGAACCATTATCATGCTCATTGCCAGCTCAACCACCTCCACTGTGCAGTGAATTTTTTCCATCCTGA